The Paraburkholderia sp. SOS3 genome includes a region encoding these proteins:
- the rplX gene encoding 50S ribosomal protein L24 → MNKIRKGDEVIVTTGKDKGKRGVVLAVGDERVTVEGINIAKKHVKPNPMKGTTGGVEAKAMPLHVSNVALVDANGKPSRVGIKVEGDKKVRFLKTTGAVLGA, encoded by the coding sequence ATGAACAAGATTCGCAAAGGCGACGAAGTCATCGTCACGACCGGTAAGGACAAAGGCAAGCGCGGAGTCGTGCTGGCCGTTGGAGACGAGCGTGTGACGGTCGAGGGTATCAATATCGCCAAGAAGCATGTGAAGCCGAACCCGATGAAGGGTACGACGGGTGGTGTGGAAGCGAAGGCAATGCCGCTCCACGTCTCGAACGTCGCTCTGGTCGACGCGAATGGTAAGCCGTCGCGTGTCGGCATCAAGGTCGAGGGAGACAAGAAGGTCCGTTTCCTGAAGACGACTGGTGCTGTGCTGGGCGCCTGA
- the rplN gene encoding 50S ribosomal protein L14, which produces MIQTETRLEVADNTGAREVMCIKVLGGSKRRYANIGDIIKVSVKEATPRGRVKKGEIYNAVVVRTAKGVRRQDGSLIKFDGNAAVLLNTKLEPIGTRIFGPVTRELRSERFMKIVSLAPEVL; this is translated from the coding sequence ATGATCCAGACCGAAACTCGGCTTGAAGTGGCCGACAACACGGGTGCGCGTGAAGTCATGTGCATCAAGGTGCTCGGCGGCTCGAAGCGTCGTTATGCCAACATCGGCGACATCATCAAGGTGAGCGTCAAAGAGGCAACGCCGCGCGGGCGCGTGAAGAAAGGCGAAATCTACAACGCTGTGGTGGTCCGCACCGCCAAGGGCGTTCGCCGTCAAGACGGCTCGCTGATCAAGTTCGACGGCAACGCCGCCGTGCTTTTGAATACCAAGCTTGAGCCTATCGGTACCCGTATTTTCGGGCCGGTCACGCGTGAGCTGCGTAGCGAACGTTTCATGAAGATCGTTTCGCTCGCGCCGGAAGTGCTGTAA
- the rpsQ gene encoding 30S ribosomal protein S17: MNDSVKTSLKRTLVGKVVSNKMDKTVTVLVEHRVKHPIYGKYVVRSKKYHAHDEANNYNEGDLVEIQETRPISKTKAWTVSRLVEAARII, translated from the coding sequence ATGAACGATAGCGTAAAAACCTCGCTTAAGCGGACGCTGGTCGGCAAGGTCGTCAGCAACAAGATGGACAAGACGGTCACCGTGCTGGTTGAGCACCGCGTCAAGCACCCGATCTACGGCAAGTACGTCGTACGGTCAAAGAAGTATCACGCTCACGACGAAGCGAACAACTATAACGAGGGCGACCTCGTTGAAATCCAGGAAACTCGTCCGATTTCGAAGACGAAAGCCTGGACGGTATCGCGTCTCGTCGAGGCTGCTCGCATCATCTGA
- the rpmC gene encoding 50S ribosomal protein L29 → MKASELHQKDKAALNKELSDLLKAQFGLRMQLATQQLTNTSQLKKVRRDIARVRTVLTEKANQK, encoded by the coding sequence ATGAAGGCATCCGAACTTCACCAGAAAGATAAGGCCGCGCTCAACAAGGAGCTGTCGGACCTGTTGAAGGCGCAATTCGGCCTGCGCATGCAGCTCGCGACCCAGCAGCTCACGAATACGAGCCAGCTGAAGAAGGTTCGTCGCGACATCGCACGTGTGCGGACCGTCCTGACTGAGAAGGCGAACCAGAAATGA
- the rplP gene encoding 50S ribosomal protein L16: MLQPKRRKYRKEQKGRNTGVATRGNAVSFGEYGLKAIGRGRLTARQIEAARRAMTRHIKRGGRIWIRIFPDKPISQKPAEVRMGNGKGNPEYYVAEIQPGKMLYEMDGVTEELAREAFRLAAAKLPLKTTFIVRQLGA; this comes from the coding sequence ATGCTGCAACCGAAACGCAGGAAGTATCGCAAAGAGCAGAAGGGTCGTAACACCGGTGTGGCGACGCGCGGCAACGCGGTGTCGTTCGGTGAGTATGGCCTGAAAGCTATCGGTCGCGGCCGCCTGACCGCGCGTCAGATCGAAGCGGCGCGTCGTGCAATGACGCGTCACATCAAGCGCGGCGGCCGCATCTGGATCCGCATTTTCCCGGACAAGCCGATCTCGCAAAAGCCGGCTGAAGTACGTATGGGTAACGGTAAGGGTAACCCGGAGTACTACGTCGCCGAGATTCAACCGGGCAAGATGCTGTATGAAATGGACGGCGTAACCGAAGAACTGGCACGCGAAGCGTTCCGTCTGGCTGCAGCAAAGCTGCCGCTGAAGACGACCTTCATCGTTCGCCAGCTTGGCGCCTAA
- the rpsC gene encoding 30S ribosomal protein S3, translating to MGQKIHPTGFRLAVSRNWASRWYANNNNFAAMLQEDIGVREYLKKKLKNASVGRVVIERPAKNARITIYSSRPGVVIGKKGEDIELLKSELQKRMGVPVHVNIEEIRKPETDAQLIADSITQQLERRIMFRRAMKRAMQNAMRLGAQGIKIMSAGRLNGIEIARTEWYREGRVPLHTLRADIDYATSEAKTTYGIIGVKVWVYKGDTLGRNDAPVVEEVAEEKRPRRNARPGGDRRPRRDGEGGGPAGARRGGPRRGGAGGAGGAAGGDGKTGE from the coding sequence ATGGGACAGAAAATTCATCCGACTGGCTTCCGTTTGGCCGTCAGCCGCAATTGGGCGTCGCGTTGGTACGCGAACAACAACAATTTCGCGGCGATGTTGCAGGAAGACATCGGTGTTCGTGAATACCTGAAGAAAAAGCTGAAGAACGCGTCCGTCGGCCGCGTCGTGATCGAGCGTCCTGCAAAGAACGCGCGCATCACCATTTACAGCTCGCGTCCGGGTGTCGTGATCGGCAAGAAGGGCGAAGACATCGAACTGTTGAAGTCGGAACTGCAGAAGCGCATGGGCGTTCCGGTTCACGTCAACATCGAAGAAATTCGCAAGCCGGAAACCGACGCGCAACTGATTGCCGATTCCATCACACAACAGCTCGAGCGGCGGATCATGTTCCGTCGCGCGATGAAGCGTGCGATGCAAAACGCGATGCGTCTTGGCGCCCAGGGCATCAAGATCATGAGCGCCGGCCGTTTGAACGGCATCGAAATCGCTCGTACGGAGTGGTATCGCGAAGGCCGCGTGCCGCTGCATACGCTGCGTGCGGACATCGACTACGCGACGTCGGAAGCGAAGACGACGTACGGCATCATCGGCGTCAAGGTGTGGGTCTACAAGGGCGATACGCTCGGCCGCAACGATGCACCGGTGGTGGAAGAAGTCGCCGAGGAAAAGCGTCCGCGCCGCAACGCACGTCCGGGTGGCGATCGCCGTCCGCGTCGTGACGGTGAAGGCGGTGGTCCGGCAGGTGCTCGCCGTGGCGGCCCGCGTCGTGGTGGCGCCGGCGGCGCTGGCGGTGCTGCCGGCGGCGATGGCAAGACTGGAGAATAA
- the rplV gene encoding 50S ribosomal protein L22 produces MEVKAIHRGARISAQKTRLVADQIRGLPVDKALNVLTFSPKKAAGIVKKVVLSAIANAEHNEGADIDELKIKSIYVDKAASLKRFTARAKGRGNRIEKQSCHITVTVGN; encoded by the coding sequence ATGGAAGTGAAAGCAATTCATCGCGGTGCCCGCATCTCGGCGCAGAAAACGCGCCTTGTGGCTGACCAGATCCGCGGTTTGCCGGTCGACAAGGCGCTGAACGTTCTGACGTTCTCGCCGAAGAAGGCGGCTGGCATCGTGAAGAAGGTCGTGCTGTCGGCGATCGCGAATGCGGAGCACAACGAAGGCGCCGATATCGACGAGCTCAAGATCAAGAGCATCTATGTCGACAAGGCTGCGTCGCTCAAGCGTTTCACCGCGCGCGCGAAAGGCCGCGGCAACCGCATTGAGAAGCAATCCTGTCACATCACTGTGACGGTCGGGAATTAA
- the rpsS gene encoding 30S ribosomal protein S19, with the protein MARSIKKGPFCDAHLLKKVEAAAATRDKKPIKTWSRRSTILPDFIGLTIAVHNGRQHVPVYVTENMVGHKLGEFALTRTFKGHAADKKAKK; encoded by the coding sequence ATGGCACGTTCAATCAAAAAAGGTCCGTTCTGCGACGCCCATTTGCTGAAGAAAGTTGAGGCGGCTGCAGCTACGCGTGACAAGAAGCCGATCAAAACCTGGTCGCGTCGCTCGACGATTCTGCCGGACTTCATCGGTCTGACGATCGCTGTTCACAACGGCCGTCAACACGTTCCGGTGTATGTCACGGAAAACATGGTCGGCCACAAGCTTGGCGAGTTCGCATTGACCCGTACGTTCAAGGGTCACGCGGCCGACAAGAAGGCCAAGAAATAA
- the rplB gene encoding 50S ribosomal protein L2 — protein sequence MAIVKVKPTSPGRRAMVKVVNKELHKGKPYAPLLDVQKSKAGRNNNGHITTRHQGGGHKHHYRVIDFRRTKDGIPAKVERIEYDPNRSANIALVLYADGERRYIIAPKGVTVGQQLMSGSEAPIRAGNTLPIRNIPVGTTIHCIEMLPGKGAQMARSAGTSAMLLARESVYAQVRLRSGEIRRVHVECRATIGEVGNEEHSLRQIGKAGANRWRGIRPTVRGVAMNPVDHPHGGGEGKTAAGRHPVSPWGTPTKGYRTRSNKRTTSMIVQRRHKR from the coding sequence ATGGCAATCGTGAAAGTTAAGCCGACTTCGCCGGGTCGCCGCGCGATGGTCAAGGTGGTGAACAAGGAATTGCACAAAGGCAAGCCTTACGCACCGCTGCTCGACGTGCAAAAGTCGAAGGCAGGCCGTAACAACAACGGTCACATCACCACGCGCCATCAAGGCGGTGGCCACAAGCATCACTACCGTGTCATCGACTTCCGTCGCACGAAGGACGGCATTCCGGCGAAGGTCGAGCGTATCGAGTACGACCCGAACCGCAGCGCGAACATCGCGTTGGTGCTGTACGCAGACGGCGAGCGCCGCTACATCATTGCGCCGAAGGGCGTGACGGTCGGCCAGCAGCTGATGTCCGGTTCCGAAGCGCCGATCCGCGCAGGCAACACGCTGCCGATCCGCAACATTCCGGTCGGTACGACGATTCACTGCATCGAAATGCTGCCGGGCAAGGGCGCGCAAATGGCGCGTTCGGCTGGCACGTCGGCGATGTTGCTGGCTCGTGAGAGCGTCTACGCACAGGTCCGTCTGCGTTCGGGTGAAATTCGCCGCGTGCACGTCGAGTGCCGCGCGACGATCGGTGAAGTGGGCAATGAAGAGCACAGCCTCCGTCAAATCGGTAAGGCCGGCGCGAACCGCTGGCGCGGTATCCGTCCGACGGTGCGCGGCGTTGCCATGAATCCGGTCGATCACCCGCACGGTGGTGGCGAGGGCAAGACGGCAGCAGGTCGCCATCCGGTGAGCCCGTGGGGTACGCCGACGAAGGGCTATCGCACCCGCAGCAACAAGCGCACGACGAGCATGATCGTCCAGCGCCGTCACAAGCGTTAA
- the rplW gene encoding 50S ribosomal protein L23 has translation MSEIRKNDHRLMQVLLAPVISEKATLVADKNEQVVFEVAPDATKQEVKAAVELLFKVEVDSVNVLVQKGKAKRFGRFMGKRKDVKKAYVCLKPGQEINFEAEAK, from the coding sequence ATGAGCGAGATTCGCAAAAACGATCATCGTTTGATGCAGGTCCTGCTCGCGCCGGTGATCTCCGAAAAGGCGACGCTGGTGGCCGACAAGAACGAGCAAGTCGTGTTCGAAGTTGCGCCGGATGCCACGAAGCAGGAAGTGAAGGCTGCTGTCGAGCTGCTGTTCAAGGTGGAAGTCGATTCCGTCAACGTGCTGGTTCAGAAGGGCAAGGCAAAGCGCTTTGGCCGCTTCATGGGCAAGCGCAAGGACGTGAAGAAAGCGTACGTCTGCCTGAAGCCCGGCCAGGAAATCAACTTTGAAGCGGAGGCCAAGTAA
- the rplD gene encoding 50S ribosomal protein L4 — MELKLLNADGQEGAAVTASDVVFGRDYNEALIHQIVVAYQANARSGNRAQKDREQVHHSTKKPWRQKGTGRARSGMTSSPLWRGGGRIFPNSPEENFSHKVNKKMHRAGLCSIFSQLAREGRISVVDELTLEAPKTKLLAQKFKAMGLDSVLVITDTVDENLYLASRNLAHVAVVEPRYADPLSLIYFKKVLITKAAVAQIEELLS, encoded by the coding sequence ATGGAACTTAAGCTCCTGAATGCCGATGGTCAGGAAGGTGCGGCAGTTACCGCGTCGGACGTCGTGTTCGGCCGTGACTACAACGAAGCGCTGATCCACCAGATCGTGGTTGCGTACCAGGCCAATGCTCGCAGCGGCAATCGTGCGCAGAAGGACCGTGAACAGGTTCATCACTCGACGAAAAAGCCGTGGCGTCAAAAGGGTACGGGCCGTGCTCGTTCCGGTATGACGTCGAGCCCGTTGTGGCGCGGCGGTGGTCGTATCTTCCCGAATTCGCCGGAAGAAAACTTCTCGCACAAGGTCAACAAGAAGATGCATCGCGCAGGTCTCTGCTCGATCTTCTCGCAGTTGGCCCGCGAAGGCCGCATCTCGGTGGTCGACGAGCTGACGCTCGAAGCACCGAAGACCAAGCTGTTGGCCCAGAAATTCAAGGCGATGGGTCTCGATTCCGTGCTCGTTATTACCGACACGGTTGATGAGAACCTGTACCTCGCGTCGCGCAATCTCGCCCACGTGGCGGTTGTCGAGCCGCGCTATGCCGACCCGCTGTCGCTGATCTACTTTAAGAAAGTGCTGATCACGAAGGCTGCGGTCGCCCAGATCGAGGAGTTGCTGTCATGA
- the rplC gene encoding 50S ribosomal protein L3: MSLGLVGRKVGMTRIFTAEGDSIPVTVLDVSDNRVTQIKTVETDGYTAVQVAFGARRASRVTKPLAGHLAKAGVQAGEILKEFRIDAAKAAELSNGAIVGPDLFEVGQKVDVQGVSIGKGYAGTIKRYNFASGRASHGNSRSHNVPGSIGMAQDPGRVFPGKRMTGHLGDETVTVQNLEIARIDADRKLLLVKGAVPGAKGGKVFVTPAVKTPAKKGAK, encoded by the coding sequence ATGAGCCTTGGACTCGTAGGTCGCAAGGTTGGCATGACCCGTATCTTCACGGCTGAAGGGGATTCAATTCCCGTCACCGTGCTGGACGTGTCCGACAACCGCGTGACGCAGATCAAGACTGTTGAAACCGACGGCTACACGGCTGTTCAGGTTGCTTTTGGCGCGCGCCGTGCATCGCGTGTGACGAAGCCGCTCGCAGGTCATCTCGCCAAAGCCGGCGTTCAAGCCGGTGAAATCCTCAAAGAATTCCGCATCGATGCAGCCAAGGCAGCTGAGCTGTCGAACGGCGCGATCGTTGGCCCGGATCTGTTCGAAGTGGGCCAGAAGGTCGACGTGCAAGGCGTGTCGATCGGTAAGGGCTACGCCGGCACCATCAAGCGTTATAACTTCGCTTCGGGCCGCGCTTCGCACGGTAACTCGCGTTCGCACAATGTGCCGGGCTCGATCGGTATGGCGCAGGACCCGGGTCGCGTGTTCCCGGGTAAGCGCATGACCGGTCACCTCGGTGACGAAACGGTCACGGTGCAGAACCTCGAAATCGCTCGTATCGACGCTGACCGCAAGCTGTTGCTCGTCAAGGGCGCCGTTCCGGGCGCGAAGGGCGGCAAGGTCTTTGTGACGCCGGCTGTGAAAACGCCTGCGAAGAAAGGAGCGAAATAA
- the rpsJ gene encoding 30S ribosomal protein S10, with protein sequence MQNQKIRIRLKAFDYRLIDQSAAEIVDTAKRTGAIVRGPVPLPTRIQRFDILRSPHVNKTSRDQLEIRTHLRLMDIVDPTDKTVDALMKLDLPAGVDVEIKLQ encoded by the coding sequence ATGCAGAACCAGAAAATCCGCATTCGTCTGAAAGCTTTCGACTATCGCCTGATCGACCAGTCGGCGGCCGAAATCGTCGATACCGCGAAGCGGACTGGCGCAATCGTTCGTGGTCCGGTGCCGCTGCCGACCCGCATCCAGCGTTTCGACATCCTGCGCTCGCCGCACGTCAACAAGACGTCGCGCGATCAGCTCGAGATTCGCACGCACTTGCGCCTGATGGACATCGTCGACCCGACGGACAAGACGGTCGACGCGCTGATGAAGCTCGACCTGCCCGCTGGCGTGGACGTCGAGATCAAGCTGCAATAA